CCACGTCCGCAGCAGCCGCTTGCCCATTCCGGTCGTCGAGCGGTCGAGGACCGACACCAGCGAGCCGCGCGAGCTGCCGTCGTACGATTCGAGCAGCTCGAGGTTGCGGCGCGTCGATGCGTCGAGATGAAGATAGGCTGCCGTCTCGTAGCGAACCGGCGCGCGCAGGTGCTCTACGTGCCCGCCCTGCGTCGCGGTCGCGTAGCCGCGCAGTACGGCGCACGCAGCATCGGCAGCATCTTTGGCGTCGCTGGCGGCCGGCCGCTCGCTGATCACGCAGCGCGGAAGAAGGCGCGCGATGCGTTCGCGAAGCGCGCCCATCGCCGGCGCGCGGCTATCCGCTTTGTTTCCCGGTCCGGTCCGGATTGACCGCCCCGCTTCGCTTTCCAGCACGATCTCCGCCGGGGCCGCTGCCCGAAGCTCGTCGTCGAGCCGTTCGCCGGAGACGAGCTCGGTCGCGCGCATCTCTCCGGTCGAAAAATCGCAGATCGACAAGCCCCACGATTCACCGCGCTGCACGACGGCCGCAAGGTAGCTCGCACGGTCGGGCGCGAGGCTTTCCTCGTCGACCGTCGTTCCCGGCGAGATCACGCGCGTGACTTCGCGGCGTGCGATGCCTTTTTCGGGAAGCTCGAGCTGCTCGCAGACGGCCACCTTGCGGCCCGCTTCCATCAGCCGCGCCACGTACGGGCGCAGCGCATGGTACGGAATGCCGCACATCGGGATCGGGTGCTCGTCGTTGCGGTTGCGCGACGTCAGCGTCAGGTCGAGAAGCTCGGCGGCGGTTTCCGCATCCTCGAAGAACAGCTCGTAGAAATCTCCCATCCGGAAGAACAGCAGCGCGTCCTCGTGCGCGGATTTGAACTCGAGGTACTGCTGCATCGCCGGCGTCAGCTTCGCGGCGATGCGCGCGCGCGAGCTGCGCGTCGAAGGCGGCAATGTCTCGCCGCCGCCGCTCGCTCCGGCGAGGCCCTCGGTGGACGCGACTCCGCTCACAGGACCTTGCGTTTCTTGCCGACGTGGTCGACGAGCACGAAGTGCCCGAGCTGCTCGGGAGTCGTATAGAACGCCCGGCCGCGGTTGATGGCGGTCATCTTCTGAACGAACGCGCGCAGCAGCGGGCTGTCGTCGAGCATGAACGTATTGATGCGGACTCCGCGGCGCGTGACGCGCTCGACTTCCTTCAGCGTCTCGACGGTTGCGCGCGACGAGATGCCGCCGACGCTCATCGGCCATTCGCAAAACAGGCGCCCTTCGCTGAAGTACGCGGTCGGCTGGCCGTCGGTGATGACGATCATCTGGCGGGTGGTGGCCGGATGGCGGTCGAGAAGCCGCGACGCCACGCGCAGGCCGTCCTGCAGGTTCGTGAACGGGTCGCCCATGTTCCACGTGACTTCGGCAAGATCGGCGGGCCGCAGTTCGACGGCGCGCGTATAGAAACCGACCATGCCGAAGTAGTCGCGCGGGAAACGCGTGCGCATCAGCGTTTCCATTGCCATCGCGACTTTCTTGGCCGCGGCGAAGCGGCCTTCCCAGCTCATCGACCAGCTCATGTCGAGCAGCAGCACGGTCGACGTGCGCGTCGTGCGCAGGCTTTCCTTGACCTGCAGGTCATCCGGCTCGAGCTCGACTTTTCCGGGACGGCCGCGGGTTTCGGTGGAGCGAGCGCCATGGGTATCGCTTGTGCCGGCGCGCGCGTGCCGTTCTATCGCGACTTTGACGGTGGCGGCGACGTCGATCGACATCGTGTCGCCGAATTCGTACTGGCGGACCTGCTCGGTGGTCTGCTCGCTCGGGCCTCTTCGCGACGTATCGTGGCGTCCGGCCGCATCCGGAAGCAGCTCGGACAGCATTTCTTTCAGCGCGAGCCGTCCGAGCCGCCGCGCGGCTTTCGGCGTCAGCGACGCACGCCCGCCGCGCGACACCACGTAGCCGGCGTCGACGAGAAGCCGCATCATCTGCCGCAGCCGGTCGATCGCATCGGCGAATTCCTGCCCGAGCAGCTCGGCCAGCGCTTCGCCGTCGAGCGAGTCGATGGCCTTTTCGCGAAGCGCTTTCTCCAGGTCGCGAAGCTTCTCGAACTTCTCGATCAGCGACAGCGTGCCTTCGAAATCGAGGCTCTCCGGCCCCTGGAACTGGTCGCGGAAACGCCGCTGGAAGCGCTCGACGCGTGCGATATCGCCGCCGCGCTCCTTCAGGCGGTCGAACGATTCCTTCGCGTCGAGGTCATCGAACGGCCGGTTCTCGAGCTGCGAAAGGCGCTCCTCGAGAATGCGCGACAGGGATTCGAGCTCCTGGCGGCGGCGCGCACGCTCCTCGGCGGACGGATGCGAATCGGCGGCTTCTTCTTCGGCCGCGACGATGTCGTCGGCGTTCTCCCACGGCTCTTCGAGCGAACGCGACAGATTGAACTTGTCGAACAGCTCGCGGATGGCTTCGCGGACGCGGTCGGCGAGCTCGTCGAGGCCGATGGCTTCGAACTCCTCGCCCTGCATGCCTTCGCGAAGCAGGCGCGCGAGCGCCTCGGACAGATCGTCGGTCGCGGCGAAATGCTCGGCTAGCCGGTCGAAGATTTTCTCGGCATCGAGTGCGAGCTTCTGACGGCCGTCCCAGATCGTGTAGCGACTTTTCATCGGCAGCGCTGGCCCCCGGCACCTCTATACCTGGCCCGCTCAGGCCGCGTAAGAAAGGCGTCCCCCGTCGCGCTCCCGGTTGAGCTTCTTCAGCAGATGAAGCCCTTCGAACACGAACTCGACCGCGGCGGCTGCAAGCCCGGGACTCTCGAACGGACCGAGCCGCTCGACCACGTCGCGCAGTCCGGGAATGGACGAGAGCGCCTCGGCGTAGTCCGCCGACGGCATCGTATCGGAGACCGCCACGCCCCAGCCGCGGCCGAGATACTCGACCACCGGAGCGAGCTCGGCGGCCGAGATGCGCGCGTCGAATGCACCCTTGACGGCAAGCGACAGCAGGCGGTCGATGACGGCGGCTTCGCGCGCGCCTTCGAGCCCGTATTCGAGCTCGATCTTGCCGTTGCTCGACGCGAACAGCGCGTGCAGGTCGCTGATGCGCGGTGCGATCTCGGCCTCGCGGCAGCGCATCGCGCGTTTCTCGGCGTTCGCGAGCAGCGTCTCGTAGTTGTTGATGCTGACGCGCACGCTGACGCCGGAGCTCTGGTTGACCTCGGGCGCCTTGCGCGCTTCCATCGTAAAGCGCGCGACGATCTCCTTGAGAAAGTCGGCAACGCGCAGCGGCCTGCCGGAGCGTGACGTCGTGCCTGCCTCCTGCTCCATGATGGCGACTTCTTCGGCGACCGTGCGCGGATAGTGCGTGCGGATCTGCACGTCGAAGCGGTCCTTGAGCGGCGTCACGATGCGGCCGCGGCTCGTGTAGTCTTCCGGGTTGGCCGTGGCCACCACCAGCACGTCGAGCGGCAGGCGGATCTTGAAACCCTTGATCTGCAGATCGCGCTCTTCCATCAGGTTGAACAGGCCGACCTGCACTTTCTCGGCAAGGTCCGGGAGCTCGTTGATCGCGAAGATGCCGCGGTGGCTGCGCGCGGCCAGACCGAAGTGAATCGTCTCTTCGTCGGAAAGATAGCGGCCCTCGGCGACACGCACCGGGTCCACTTCGCCGATCAGGTCGGCGATGGTCACGTCGGGCGTCGCGAGTTTTTCGGAATAGCGCAGTGCGCGCTCGATCCAGACGATGGGCAGCGCATCGCCTTCGTCGGCCGCGCGGCGCCGGCATGCCGCACAGATCGGACGCAGCGGATCGTCGTGGATTTCGCAGCCGGCGATGGCGGGGACGACCTCGTCGAGCAGGGCCGACAGTGCGCGGATCAGCCGCGTCTTGGCCTGTCCGCGTTCGCCGAGAAGCACGATGTGATGTCCGGCGAGAAGCGCGTTTTCGAGCTCGGGGATGACCGTCTCGTCGTAGCCGACGACGCCCTGGAAGATGCGGCTCGTGTCTCCGTCGCTCTCGAGCACACGGATCAGGTTTTCGCGAAGCTCGTCGCGCACGCCGCGCGGGCGATAACCGCCGGCGCGAAGCTCGCCAACGTTCGAGGCGTCGCCTGGTGTCATTCGGCCGCGCTCATGCTGCCCGATCACCTTTTCGGCCTGCCCGCAGCCTTTGCCGGTTCGCCTGCATCACGCCTCGCACTATAGGAGCCGGAACTGCTCGCGGCAATTGGGCAATCGGGCCTCGTGTGCGCGAACGGCGCCGCTGCGCGCCGGCCCGTCGGCGTACCTCATGCCGAGGCTCATGCCGGCGGCGGTGCAAGCTGCAGCGCGGCCTCTTCGGCGCGGCTTCTTTCCTGCTCGGCAAGTGCGAGGGCCCGGGATGCGGATTCCTCGGCCCGCTTGGTGCGATCCTGCTCGACAGCGAGGTCGGCGCCGCGCTGCTCGAGCTCGGCCTGTGCCTCTTCCAGAGCCGCACGTGTCTTTTCCAGATCGGTTCGCAGCCCTTTGACGACTTTTGCGTTGCGACGCACGAGGAACCGCAGGCGCACGTGCTCGACGAACGTACCGGTGCCGGCAACGAACGCCCCGGCAAGAAGGAATGCCAGCAGCAAGAGCGCGAGCGGCACTTCGATCTCGGCGGGCTCGCCGGTCCGCAGCAATGGAACACCCGGCAGATAGACGAAGTGCACCGGGGTCATGTTTGCACTGGCCAGCACGATGCCGGCGACGATCACAAGGATGTAGATGAGGTTTCGAAGAATTCTCACGTTTCCTCCGCGAAGAGCCGCTGCGGCGGCTCTCGCTTCTTACTGCTCTTCTTCCGCGAACAGCGGCAGCAGGCGGTCATACGTCGCGAGCAGGTGTTCCGGCATCACGCGGGTTTCGGAGAGCATGGGCATGAAGTTCGTATCTCCGACCCAGCGCGGAACCACGTGCCAGTGCAGGTGATCGGCAATGCCTGCGCCCGCCGCCCGCCCGAGGTTCATGCCGATGTTGAAGCCCGCCGGCGAGAACGCTCGCGCGAGCACCCGCATCGAAAGCTGCAGCTCGCGTTGCAACTCGGCCGACAGACGCGGATCGAGCACCGAAAATTCGGCGGTATGTTTTCGCGGCGCGACGAGCAGATGCCCGTTCGAATACGGGTACAGGTTCATGATCACGGAAGTGTGCTCGGTCACGCGCAGCACGAGGTTTGTTCGCCGCTCGTCGGCCGATTCGAGATTCGGTTTGTCGCAGAAGATGCAGCCGGAGGCTGTGTCGACGTTTTCGACGTAGGCAAGGCGCCACGGAGCCCAGAGAACACGCATCTGGAGGCCCCGCGCGGGAGACGGTTACTCGCCGTTCGCGCCCGGCGCACTCATGGATTTCGACGCGCCGTCGCTGGCCGGCGCGCCGCCCTTGAGCGAAGCCTCGTAGCCGGCATCGACACGCTGCTTGAGCTCTTTGCCGACTTTGAAAAATGGCACAGTCTTGGAAGCCACCGCGACGAGCTCGCCGGTCTTCGGGTTGCGTCCTTCGCGGGCCTGGCGGTTCTTGACGACGAAGCTGCCGAAGCCGCGGATCTCGATGCGATCCCCATGGCACAGCGCTTCGGTCATGCTTTCGAAAACAGAATTGACGATTACCTCGGCATCCCGGCGCGAATAGACGGGATAGAGGCGCACGATCTCGTCGATCAGGTCTCGCTTGGTCATCGGACGACTGCCTCCCAGTGACGACGGCCCGGACGGCGACTCAGCTT
This sequence is a window from Candidatus Limnocylindrales bacterium. Protein-coding genes within it:
- a CDS encoding VWA domain-containing protein codes for the protein MKSRYTIWDGRQKLALDAEKIFDRLAEHFAATDDLSEALARLLREGMQGEEFEAIGLDELADRVREAIRELFDKFNLSRSLEEPWENADDIVAAEEEAADSHPSAEERARRRQELESLSRILEERLSQLENRPFDDLDAKESFDRLKERGGDIARVERFQRRFRDQFQGPESLDFEGTLSLIEKFEKLRDLEKALREKAIDSLDGEALAELLGQEFADAIDRLRQMMRLLVDAGYVVSRGGRASLTPKAARRLGRLALKEMLSELLPDAAGRHDTSRRGPSEQTTEQVRQYEFGDTMSIDVAATVKVAIERHARAGTSDTHGARSTETRGRPGKVELEPDDLQVKESLRTTRTSTVLLLDMSWSMSWEGRFAAAKKVAMAMETLMRTRFPRDYFGMVGFYTRAVELRPADLAEVTWNMGDPFTNLQDGLRVASRLLDRHPATTRQMIVITDGQPTAYFSEGRLFCEWPMSVGGISSRATVETLKEVERVTRRGVRINTFMLDDSPLLRAFVQKMTAINRGRAFYTTPEQLGHFVLVDHVGKKRKVL
- a CDS encoding AAA family ATPase; its protein translation is MTPGDASNVGELRAGGYRPRGVRDELRENLIRVLESDGDTSRIFQGVVGYDETVIPELENALLAGHHIVLLGERGQAKTRLIRALSALLDEVVPAIAGCEIHDDPLRPICAACRRRAADEGDALPIVWIERALRYSEKLATPDVTIADLIGEVDPVRVAEGRYLSDEETIHFGLAARSHRGIFAINELPDLAEKVQVGLFNLMEERDLQIKGFKIRLPLDVLVVATANPEDYTSRGRIVTPLKDRFDVQIRTHYPRTVAEEVAIMEQEAGTTSRSGRPLRVADFLKEIVARFTMEARKAPEVNQSSGVSVRVSINNYETLLANAEKRAMRCREAEIAPRISDLHALFASSNGKIELEYGLEGAREAAVIDRLLSLAVKGAFDARISAAELAPVVEYLGRGWGVAVSDTMPSADYAEALSSIPGLRDVVERLGPFESPGLAAAAVEFVFEGLHLLKKLNRERDGGRLSYAA
- a CDS encoding HIT domain-containing protein; translated protein: MRVLWAPWRLAYVENVDTASGCIFCDKPNLESADERRTNLVLRVTEHTSVIMNLYPYSNGHLLVAPRKHTAEFSVLDPRLSAELQRELQLSMRVLARAFSPAGFNIGMNLGRAAGAGIADHLHWHVVPRWVGDTNFMPMLSETRVMPEHLLATYDRLLPLFAEEEQ
- a CDS encoding integration host factor subunit beta, whose amino-acid sequence is MTKRDLIDEIVRLYPVYSRRDAEVIVNSVFESMTEALCHGDRIEIRGFGSFVVKNRQAREGRNPKTGELVAVASKTVPFFKVGKELKQRVDAGYEASLKGGAPASDGASKSMSAPGANGE